Sequence from the Gemmatimonadota bacterium genome:
AGTGGCATCGCGCGGTCGGGGCGGCGCTGCACTGGGCGCAGGACAGATGAATCGATGATCGATCCTCGATGATCGATCATCCCTCGCCGGGCCCGGTTGGATGGCACCTTTTGCAGGCGTCCGGGGTATATTTGCCCATCTCCTTGGGGAGCGTCACACCATGAAGCCCAGCACCAAGTTCGCACTCGGTAGCGTCGCCATTGTCGCGGTCGTCACGCTCCTGATGGTCGAGGGGGTCAAGCAGACGGGAACCTACTTCCTCACGCCATCGCAGCTGGTCGCGAAGGCCGAGCAGGACCCGTCACTGCACGATGTCGGCGTCAAGGTGAGTGCCAAGGTGGTGAAGGGGTCGATCAAGCGTGACCCGGCTGCCCAGCGCGTCGACTTCACCATCAGTGACGGCACGAAGTCGTTCCCGGTGACCTACATCGGCCTGGTGCCGGACACCTTCACCGACAAGAACGAGATCGAGGTCGTCGCCGAGGGAAAGTTCGGACGCGACGGCACCTTCCACGCGACCGTCCTGGTCGCCAAGTGCGGGTCCCGCTACGAAGCGCAGTGGGACGAGATGGCGAAGAACAAAACCACCTGAGCGGGGCCAGATGACTTACCTGGGACAGTTCGCACTCTGGGCCGCCGTTCTGGTGGGTGCCTGGGGTACGGCTTTGGCGTTTTTCGGCAAGTGGGAAGAGCGGCCGGCGCTGGCCACGGCCATCACGCGCAGCAGCTACGCCCTCTGTGCCGCCTTGCTCGTCGCGGCCGTCGCGCTGTGGAAGGGCATCTTCACGCACGACTTCAACATCGAGTACGTCGCCGCCTACACCTCGCGGAACCTCCCCGAGTACTACCTGATCTCGGCGTTCTGGGCAGGACAGAAGGGGTCACTCCTCTTCTGGGCGGTGGTGCTGTCGATCTTCG
This genomic interval carries:
- a CDS encoding cytochrome c maturation protein CcmE — protein: MKPSTKFALGSVAIVAVVTLLMVEGVKQTGTYFLTPSQLVAKAEQDPSLHDVGVKVSAKVVKGSIKRDPAAQRVDFTISDGTKSFPVTYIGLVPDTFTDKNEIEVVAEGKFGRDGTFHATVLVAKCGSRYEAQWDEMAKNKTT